The genomic window GAGCGTCAAGACCTAGATTGTCCATCCAATCTTGTCGAATGAACAGAACGGTATCACCATTCATTTCATAATCTAATATCGGAATAGCAAATCGCCCTTCTTCCCGAGTATATGGATCCCACGCATGCGGATCAGCTGCCATTGCTTCTTTCCACGTATCGGACGCATATTTATCAAATAATTCTCCAACCTCTTTCACGCGGCCAGAATCGATTAAATCCTGTGTAAGAGGACTTCTTAACGCTAAAATCGAGGGTAGTGGTTGATTGGAAGACATCTCTAGTTGAAGCTTTGTTTCAAATGTCTCACCAGGTCCACTTGTAGTCCACATATAATTCAAATCAATGTTGAACGTATCTTTTACCCATTCAGTATGAACATTGTCTTCAATTGTTTCACCGTCACGAAAGAAAATATCACCAGAGACATGTTTAATTAAGTCTAATCTGACTGGTTCTTCAAACCGTTCTGGCAATTCATCAGCTGATGCTACGGCCTCCACCGTACTTTCTCGGTCGTTTGACGAATTGCTACAAGCTGCAAGCGCGATGACAGCAACACTTGTCATTAGAATAGATCCATATCTTTTCACTTCTTGCTCCCCCTTACCTTTTGTGTAGTCAGGCTTTTTTTCACTATTTGTAAGCCCTTTCATTTCACTATATCGCTTCTATTAGACTTTTAAAATAATACTTCTTTTAGATTTATAACACTCTGTTGTCATTCTTAACAGCATCTTTTGTTCTCAACAAAAAAAGGCCATTAATCGACCTTTTTCACTTCCATGACAATAGAGTCACTAACCGGTTCAAAACCAATTTCTTGGTAAATGTGATTGGAGGTAGGGTTATCTAAGTCCGTATACAGTAAAATAACTGAAAACCCATCCTTTATACACTGATGGCACAGAGCAGTGACACACCTTGTAGCAAAACCATTTTGCCGAAACGGTTTTGGTGTATAGACAAGGTTAATCGTCACGCTTTGACCGATCTTTCTTGTAGCGTTTGCCATTGCTACAGCGATACCGTCCACTTCTAGAAGATATAACCCACCTTTATCTAGCTGCTGTCTTGCCGTTTTTTCAGCTTCCTTTACCGTAATACGCTGCTCTGATAAATTCGCTTCATAGTCAAAATCTTGAATCCAATTTGCGACAAATGGAATATCTTCCCGCTTCATCTTCCTAATATGTCCTCCAGATATAGGACTTACAGATGTAAGATTCAATTGATACAAGCGCTGATTCATCACCGTTTGCACAGAACATGCTCTCGCTTTACCTAATAACTGAGTGATGTGCACGGTCGGTTCTTTCACCCCGACAAAGCGAGTAATGGGTCGATCCTTTAGCGCTTGAACGAAGACATTGATTACGGATCCTGATAGTTGCTTCGTTTTAAAAGCCAAGACGGCTTGGTTCGGTATTGTCTGCAAGCAAAAGACGTCATATTCAACACTACACATAAACAACGGAGGTTTGTTTCCTCTTAATGTTTGTTGTGCTAAACCTAGGAATAAACTATTTTCGACGCTGTTCTCCTTTAACGCTCTTACGCTTTCGTTGTAAAAAACGTCACTGTCTCTAAACAGATGAACCTTCACCTCACCGCCTCCTTTGTATCCTACGCTCTCTGTTCTACAATTTGAGCAATGTTCACAATGACTTGGACTGCTTTTTCCATATCATCAACGGATATATATTCATAACGCCCGTGATAATTTTGTCCCCCAGTGAAAATATTTGGCGTTGGTAATCCTTTATAAGACAGCTGGGAACCATCGGTACCACCACGTATTGGTCCAACAATGGGTTCAATTTCACATGCCTTCATCGCATCTAATGCTACATCAACAATCTCTGGATTAGGCTCAATTTTCTCTCGCATATTGTAGTATTGGTCCCGAATCTCAAGTGTGACATTGTGATCGCCGTGCTTTCCTTGCATTTGCCTTACAATTGATTCCATTTTTGCTTTTCGATTAGCGAAGACTTTGCGGTCAAAATCACGAATGATGTAATGCAATTCCGCATAATCCGTATCACCCTTCATTGATAAAAGGTGATAAAAGCCCTCGTAGCCTTCCGTAAATTCAGGCGCCTCATCTGCAGGCAATTGATCATTAAATTCCATGGCACGCTTCATCGCATTAACCATTTTATTCTTTGCTGTTCCTGGATGGGTACTCACACCTTGAAAACAAACCTTTGCTGCTGCCGCATTAAAGCTTTCATATTGGAATTCACCTAGCGGTCCCCCATCTAATGTGTAGGCAAAGTCAGCGTTAAAAGCTTCAACATCGAAGTGATGTGGACCTCTTCCAATTTCTTCATCTGGCGTAAAAGCCACTCGAATCTTGCCATGCTTAATCGATGGGTTATCGATTAAATATGCCATTGCTGTAACGATCTCAGCAATACCTGCTTTATCATCTGCACCAAGCAATGTCGTCCCATCTGTTGTCATGAGCGTGTGGCCAACATAGTTTGCTAATTCTGGAAATTGTTTTGGCGACAGCGTAATCGTTTCATTTAGCTGAATGTCACCTCCGCTGTAGTTCTCATGCACTCGTGGATGTACACCTTCACCTGTAAAGTCTGTCGCTGTATCCGTATGTGCTAAAAATCCAATTGTCGGAGTTGATTTGTCGGTAGTTGCTTCAAGTGTCGCCATTACATATCCATTATCGTCCATAGCAACGTCTTTCATGCCAATCTGTTTTAACTCTTCTACCAGTAACTGCCCGAGCTCAAGCTGCCCTTTTGTTGTCGGTACTTCATGACTTGCTTCTGATGACTGAGTATTTATTTTTGCATAGCGTGTTAAGCGTTCAATAAGTTGTTGTTTCAATGAGCTAACCTCTTTTCCAATTGTATTAGTTTTAGTATAGCGGTCTTTTTTTACCCTGCACAGAAAAAAATGATCGCACCATTTGGTAAACTATGATATATTCATATCTATGCATATTTATTAACTTATTCAATATATAGAACGTGTAGGAGGATAACAATGGATCACATGGGCTTTATCTCGCTCATCCCCCCGCTTATTGCGATAGGACTAGCGATTACAACTAAGAACGTACTCGTTTCTCTATTTACCGGGTTGTTTGCTGGCGTTCTTTTACTGACTAGCGGGAACCCAATAACAGCGACAACAGAAACAATAGGTGAATATTTATTCCCTCAACTAACAGATAGCTACAATGCTGCCGTCCTTGTATTACTCTTGTTTATTGGTGGATTTGTTGGTTTAATTGAGAAATCAGGTGGATCAGCCGCGTTAGCAAAACGAGTTGTCCGCTTTTTAGATACAAAGGCTAAAACACAGATGGCCGCTTATGTCGGTGGTTTAACGATCTTCTTTTCTGATTTAGGCTCTCCTTTAATTGTTGGTCCCATCTTTGAAAAGATTTTTGATAAAGCGAAAATATCTCGAGAAAAATTAGCGTGGATTATTGATTCTACCGCTTCCCCCCTTGCCGTTATGATTCCTTTTATTGGCTGGGGTGTTTACATCATGGGGTTAATTCGTCAAGAGTTTGACAATATTGGCTCGGACATGTCTGAATTTACTGCTTTTCTTCAGGCCATTCCGTTCCAACTTTACCCGATCTTAGCTGTGGCAATTGTTCCGTTTATCGCCTTAACCAAACTGGACTTTGGACCAATGGCACGAGCCGAACAACGTGTAGAAAAAACAGGTGAATTGTATTGGAAGAGCTCTCGCCCGCTTCGATACAGTGAGCCAGTTGATGAAAACCAAAAAAGTTATGCAGTCTTAATTTGGTTGCCATTACTAACACTCTTCGTTACGCTATTTGGCCTTTTACTGACCCATGGCTTTCCATTTGAGCCTGTTGCTGGCGGCGATTTCCGCGTTGCTTTAAGTACTGCTTACTTATTTGCTAGTATTGTTCTGATTGGCTTAATGGTTTTATTAAAAGTAAAACGGTTCTCTGAAGCATTTGAACTCTATTCAAAAGGAATGCAGAAGATGGTGTTTGTATTAGCCACGCTTGTATTAGCCTGGGCATTAGGAACTGTTATGAGTGAAATGGGGACGGCAAACTATGTGATAGAGTTATTACAGGACAGTGTTCCTGGTTACCTTGTTCCTGCCATTCTCTTCCTTGTAGCGGTCTGCATCTCGTTGGCAACTGCAACGTCATGGGGAACTTTTGCGATTATGATGCCGTTTGCGATACCGATGGCTTTTGGTCTTGATGCCCATCTTGCGGTTTGTATCGGTGCAGTTCTCTCAGGAGGGATATTCGGGGATCACTGTTCACCTATTTCCGACACAACGATTCTTTCTTCTACTGGTGCAGGTTGCGATAATGTCGATCACGTCAAAACGCAATTTCCGTACGCTTTGTTAAATGGCTTCATTGCATTTATTGTCTTTATTTTTGCTGGCATTACAGGAAGCTCACTCGTCTTTTTAGCTGCTCTCGCTTTCATGATGGTAGCGGTCTTCCTCATCGGAAAACGAAAACCGAAACATGTTCAAATCTAAAAAGAGCGTTGCGTACGCAATTTTTTTAGGGTGTAATTATGACCACATCGTCCCTTTTATTTAGGGGTGATGTGGTTTTTTTATGATCGGTAAAAAAAGCTTATTGACATCTTTTCGTCAATAAGCTCTCGTATTTAACCTTTCACACCTGTTAAGGCAATCCCTTCAATAATCTGTCGTTGAGCAAAGAAATAAACAATCAATACAGGAACAACAGAAATCGTAGCACCTGCCATTAGTAAAGGCCATTGTGTTACATACAACCCTTTAAACATTGCCAGTAGAAGTGGAACCGTAAACAACTCGGTGCTACTTAGAAACGTAAGCGGCTGGATAAAGTTATTCCAAATGCCGATAAAAGAAAAGATTCC from Shouchella hunanensis includes these protein-coding regions:
- the pepT gene encoding peptidase T, which gives rise to MKQQLIERLTRYAKINTQSSEASHEVPTTKGQLELGQLLVEELKQIGMKDVAMDDNGYVMATLEATTDKSTPTIGFLAHTDTATDFTGEGVHPRVHENYSGGDIQLNETITLSPKQFPELANYVGHTLMTTDGTTLLGADDKAGIAEIVTAMAYLIDNPSIKHGKIRVAFTPDEEIGRGPHHFDVEAFNADFAYTLDGGPLGEFQYESFNAAAAKVCFQGVSTHPGTAKNKMVNAMKRAMEFNDQLPADEAPEFTEGYEGFYHLLSMKGDTDYAELHYIIRDFDRKVFANRKAKMESIVRQMQGKHGDHNVTLEIRDQYYNMREKIEPNPEIVDVALDAMKACEIEPIVGPIRGGTDGSQLSYKGLPTPNIFTGGQNYHGRYEYISVDDMEKAVQVIVNIAQIVEQRA
- a CDS encoding GNAT family N-acetyltransferase, whose translation is MKVHLFRDSDVFYNESVRALKENSVENSLFLGLAQQTLRGNKPPLFMCSVEYDVFCLQTIPNQAVLAFKTKQLSGSVINVFVQALKDRPITRFVGVKEPTVHITQLLGKARACSVQTVMNQRLYQLNLTSVSPISGGHIRKMKREDIPFVANWIQDFDYEANLSEQRITVKEAEKTARQQLDKGGLYLLEVDGIAVAMANATRKIGQSVTINLVYTPKPFRQNGFATRCVTALCHQCIKDGFSVILLYTDLDNPTSNHIYQEIGFEPVSDSIVMEVKKVD
- a CDS encoding Na+/H+ antiporter NhaC family protein codes for the protein MDHMGFISLIPPLIAIGLAITTKNVLVSLFTGLFAGVLLLTSGNPITATTETIGEYLFPQLTDSYNAAVLVLLLFIGGFVGLIEKSGGSAALAKRVVRFLDTKAKTQMAAYVGGLTIFFSDLGSPLIVGPIFEKIFDKAKISREKLAWIIDSTASPLAVMIPFIGWGVYIMGLIRQEFDNIGSDMSEFTAFLQAIPFQLYPILAVAIVPFIALTKLDFGPMARAEQRVEKTGELYWKSSRPLRYSEPVDENQKSYAVLIWLPLLTLFVTLFGLLLTHGFPFEPVAGGDFRVALSTAYLFASIVLIGLMVLLKVKRFSEAFELYSKGMQKMVFVLATLVLAWALGTVMSEMGTANYVIELLQDSVPGYLVPAILFLVAVCISLATATSWGTFAIMMPFAIPMAFGLDAHLAVCIGAVLSGGIFGDHCSPISDTTILSSTGAGCDNVDHVKTQFPYALLNGFIAFIVFIFAGITGSSLVFLAALAFMMVAVFLIGKRKPKHVQI